A genomic window from Lotus japonicus ecotype B-129 chromosome 1, LjGifu_v1.2 includes:
- the LOC130712715 gene encoding uncharacterized protein LOC130712715 has protein sequence MSARVSNVSGAAGGPSPEERDLHRRNTYKAAEDDTGGVPLRKPISYKDICSGINGKTSLQEEEEPLDYAGSGSDMEDEDEGEENEVDMEPREIDPLCPVIKITKQELREARSPWKKAVIVQLLGKKMGLGFMRTRLQNLWQPLGSMEIIDLAHGYFVVRFNNLEDYQHVFDGGPWVILGHCLVVQQWKPEFIPATAEPGKVAVWIRIPDFPVEYYGKHFLWRIGESIGRMIKIDAHSIRREHEDGTVVGGSGRGSFVRLCVEVDLRKTLIAKFEFHDLVYKVEYEGLNQICFHCGRFGHRLDNCSLLAAVPGTAGMEEKEGPRVRPEAEESQPFGEWMIVKRPQRKAPIPAHKKGNQAWNSGQSSKNSGSRFSALANGSNDMVGPSHSRSDTQKGNSEVIAINDDVETVTDPNKSGNVNKEDMGKVTTNQEQPTNSVEDTTMQHVGPTKPLTNICCT, from the coding sequence ATGTCTGCTAGGGTTTCCAACGTCTCTGGCGCCGCCGGCGGCCCATCACCGGAGGAGCGAGACCTCCATCGTCGGAACACGTACAAGGCCGCGGAAGATGATACAGGTGGGGTGCCGCTGAGAAAGCCCATCTCCTATAAGGATATCTGCTCGGGCATTAATGGTAAGACCTCGCTTCAGGAAGAGGAGGAGCCTCTTGATTATGCTGGTTCTGGGTCTGATATGGAGGACGAGGACGAGGGCGAGGAAAACGAGGTGGACATGGAACCGCGGGAAATTGATCCTTTGTGCCCTGTGATCAAGATCACAAAGCAGGAATTGCGTGAGGCCCGAAGTCCATGGAAGAAAGCTGTCATCGTCCAACTCTTGGGGAAGAAGATGGGGTTAGGCTTCATGCGTACGCGTCTGCAGAACCTTTGGCAACCGTTGGGCAGTATGGAGATCATTGACCTAGCACATGGCTATTTTGTTGTGAGGTTCAATAATTTAGAGGACTATCAGCACGTGTTTGATGGTGGCCCCTGGGTCATTTTGGGGCATTGCTTGGTGGTTCAACAATGGAAGCCAGAATTCATTCCGGCGACAGCAGAGCCTGGGAAAGTGGCTGTTTGGATTCGTATCCCTGACTTTCCAGTGGAGTACTATGGGAAACATTTTCTTTGGAGAATTGGTGAGTCCATTGGAAGAATGATCAAAATTGATGCCCACTCCATACGACGAGAACATGAAGATGGTACGGTGGTTGGGGGTAGTGGAAGAGGGAGTTTTGTTCGCCTTTGTGTGGAAGTTGACTTGAGGAAAACCCTGATTGCTAAATTTGAATTCCATGACTTGGTCTATAAGGTAGAGTATGAGGGGTTGAATCAGATCTGCTTCCATTGTGGTAGATTTGGCCATCGGCTAGACAATTGTTCCCTTCTGGCAGCGGTGCCAGGTACTGCAGGAATGGAAGAGAAGGAAGGGCCTCGTGTGAGGCCGGAGGCGGAGGAGAGCCAACCGTTTGGGGAGTGGATGATTGTCAAGCGTCCCCAGAGAAAGGCGCCAATTCCGGCGCACAAGAAAGGAAACCAGGCGTGGAATTCTGGGCAGAGTAGCAAAAATTCTGGCTCCAGATTTTCTGCCCTGGCCAATGGAAGTAATGATATGGTGGGCCCAAGTCATAGTCGAAGTGATACCCAGAAAGGAAATTCCGAGGTTATTGCTATTAATGATGACGTTGAGACAGTTACGGATCCAAATAAGTCAGGTAATGTTAACAAGGAAGATATGGGGAAGGTAACTACCAATCAGGAGCAACCTACTAATTCTGTAGAGGATACTACCATGCAACACGTGGGGCCTACAAAACCGTTAACAAATATTTGCTGCACCTAA